A genomic window from Arvicola amphibius chromosome 5, mArvAmp1.2, whole genome shotgun sequence includes:
- the Ghrh gene encoding somatoliberin isoform X1: MPLWVFFVILTLTSGSHCLLPTSLPFRMRRYADAIFTNSYRKVLGQLSARKLLQDIMNRQQGERNQEGTRVRPGRQVDSMWADHRQVALESLLQGFPRMKPSAEAWATRTPNNWTQLLPLQF, translated from the exons ATGCCACTCTGGGTGTTCTTTGTGATCCTCACCCTTACCAGTGGCTCCCACTGCTTACTGCCCACCTCACTGCCCTTCAG GATGAGGCGATATGCAGATGCCATCTTCACCAACAGCTACAGGAAAGTTCTGGGCCAGCTGTCTGCCCGCAAACTGCTCCAGGACATCATGAACAGGCAGCAGGG GGAGAGGAACCAGGAAGGAACCAGAGTACGGCCTGGCCGGCAGGTGGACAGCATGTGGGCGGACCACAGGCAGGTGGCGCTGGAGAGCCTCTTG CAGGGATTCCCAAGGATGAAGCCTTCAGCAGAAGCTTGGGCCACCCGTACCCCAAACAACTGGACCCAGTTACTTCCACTTCAGTTTtga
- the Ghrh gene encoding somatoliberin isoform X2 — MPLWVFFVILTLTSGSHCLLPTSLPFRMRRYADAIFTNSYRKVLGQLSARKLLQDIMNRQQGERNQEGTRVRPGRQVDSMWADHRQVALESLLVALLQKHSRDSQG; from the exons ATGCCACTCTGGGTGTTCTTTGTGATCCTCACCCTTACCAGTGGCTCCCACTGCTTACTGCCCACCTCACTGCCCTTCAG GATGAGGCGATATGCAGATGCCATCTTCACCAACAGCTACAGGAAAGTTCTGGGCCAGCTGTCTGCCCGCAAACTGCTCCAGGACATCATGAACAGGCAGCAGGG GGAGAGGAACCAGGAAGGAACCAGAGTACGGCCTGGCCGGCAGGTGGACAGCATGTGGGCGGACCACAGGCAGGTGGCGCTGGAGAGCCTCTTGGTAGCCCTGCTGCAGAAGCACAG CAGGGATTCCCAAGGATGA